A stretch of Carnobacteriaceae bacterium zg-C25 DNA encodes these proteins:
- a CDS encoding ABC transporter ATP-binding protein produces the protein MQLVLRLLRQLSVVKYYFLLGIVLQLLNTSMIQVSTLFIQGMIDNVLTPITQTGEMNTQLLWQQLGVFFAFVGGSFIIGYFANVVLQDCAARVVEHLRNQAYDKMQQLPIAYFDNMPAGKVSSRIVNDTETLRTQFYNTLITQLSFSVFVSLVIYIVVFSINVWLGVVLLLLLPIMFLWQHIYTKKVDKELAIYYESQSQINTHVNETMNGSTILQLFKQEDAMSEEFERITSEMLRVQRRLVNVDAILSWNLMDVFKRIVIAIILAVVGYQVFGGAVGISAGVLFAMVNYTDRLFNSVGMIVRVLPNIQRTLATGKRLFELLDEPSETDSQTPLVVTNGNVVFNNVSFGYTPNHKVLKNISIEAKEGQTIALVGHTGSGKSSIINLLFRFYDPQEGEILIDGQNIALYNRESVREKMGIVLQDPYLFSGTIASNVAMDDDMMTREVIVESLEAVGATILLNKLPNGIDEPVVEKGNTFSSGERQLISFARTLASNPKILILDEATSHIDTQTEEIIQNAMNVVKKGRTTFIIAHRLSTIQSADMILVLHEGEIVERGNHQELLALNGRYAEMYRMQAKV, from the coding sequence CAAGTCTCTACCTTATTTATTCAAGGCATGATTGATAATGTATTGACACCTATTACACAAACAGGCGAAATGAATACGCAGTTATTATGGCAACAGTTAGGTGTTTTCTTTGCGTTTGTCGGTGGCTCGTTTATTATTGGGTATTTTGCCAACGTTGTGTTACAAGATTGTGCTGCGCGTGTGGTAGAGCATTTACGTAATCAAGCGTATGATAAAATGCAACAATTACCAATTGCATATTTTGACAATATGCCAGCCGGAAAAGTATCATCAAGGATTGTTAACGATACAGAAACGTTGCGCACGCAATTTTATAATACATTGATTACGCAATTATCATTTAGTGTTTTTGTATCACTTGTCATTTATATTGTTGTTTTTTCAATTAATGTATGGTTAGGCGTTGTGTTGTTGCTACTATTACCAATTATGTTTTTATGGCAACACATCTATACTAAAAAAGTAGATAAAGAATTGGCGATTTATTACGAATCACAAAGTCAAATTAATACGCATGTGAATGAAACAATGAATGGTAGTACCATTTTACAGTTGTTTAAACAAGAAGACGCCATGAGTGAGGAATTTGAGCGTATTACCAGTGAAATGCTACGCGTACAACGTCGTTTAGTGAATGTGGATGCGATATTATCTTGGAACTTGATGGACGTGTTTAAACGTATTGTTATTGCGATTATATTGGCGGTAGTCGGTTATCAAGTGTTTGGTGGAGCAGTTGGTATCTCTGCCGGTGTATTGTTTGCCATGGTCAATTATACGGACCGTCTATTTAATTCGGTTGGAATGATTGTCAGAGTGTTACCCAATATTCAACGAACACTAGCAACCGGTAAACGTTTATTTGAATTACTTGATGAACCGTCAGAAACAGATAGCCAAACACCGTTAGTTGTGACGAACGGGAATGTCGTGTTTAATAATGTATCGTTTGGTTACACACCAAATCATAAAGTATTGAAAAATATTTCGATTGAAGCAAAAGAAGGCCAAACCATTGCGTTAGTGGGGCATACAGGCTCTGGAAAAAGTTCAATTATCAATTTATTGTTCCGTTTTTACGATCCACAAGAAGGTGAAATTTTAATTGATGGACAAAATATTGCGTTATACAATCGTGAGAGTGTACGTGAAAAAATGGGGATTGTGTTACAAGATCCGTATTTGTTTTCTGGAACGATTGCAAGTAACGTCGCAATGGACGATGATATGATGACGCGTGAAGTGATTGTTGAATCATTAGAAGCCGTCGGTGCGACAATTTTATTAAATAAGTTACCGAATGGTATTGATGAGCCCGTTGTTGAAAAAGGTAATACTTTTTCAAGTGGAGAGCGACAATTGATTTCATTTGCGCGAACGTTAGCAAGTAATCCTAAAATTTTAATTTTAGATGAAGCAACGTCACATATTGATACGCAAACCGAAGAAATTATTCAAAATGCGATGAATGTCGTTAAAAAAGGGCGTACAACATTTATTATTGCCCATCGATTGTCTACCATTCAAAGTGCGGATATGATTTTAGTCTTGCATGAAGGTGAAATTGTCGAACGCGGTAATCATCAAGAGTTATTGGCGTTAAATGGACGTTATGCGGAAATGTACCGTATGCAAGCAAAAGTGTAA
- a CDS encoding Na/Pi cotransporter family protein: MMLNIVLGAIGGLGLFLYGMNLMADSLQKVAGNRLKEIIRSLTRNRFMSVLVGMFVTMIIQSSSATSVMVVSFVNAELMNLSQAVGIIFGANIGTTITGQLVSFNLSQFAPLALGLGLAFKMFTKKPAQKEIADIFVGFGILFIGMSFLTEALSPLKESSAFIDWIQQYGTNPLTGVMIGFVMTLILQSSSATIGVLIALAANGILPFSTALFIIFGDNIGTCTTALLSSLGASRRGKRVALIHLSFNIIGTIYFILFLTGILTQVVTSMDPGDVSRQIANAHSLFNIINVIVLFPFANLLVKLAYWLLPETPDEVESQTKPSSYLDTLLLATPTMAFNNAMYEIVSMASQAEKTLNYAIEGVQSHDTHIIDKALRSEKKVNAYEKNIIAYLIQLSNQENISATDLTKIDLAIGAVHDIERISDHAENIAEFAQVVSENKTLLTDDIISELNYVYDLTKKSFFYAIDAFSSGNAKDIEQVKQLEREIDTLKAQVRDGHIKRMNKGLATPESGVFVMDLLSNLERISDHARNISEVAEKTGALVAF; the protein is encoded by the coding sequence ATTATGTTAAACATAGTATTAGGCGCCATCGGCGGCTTAGGCCTATTCCTATACGGAATGAATTTAATGGCTGATAGTTTACAAAAAGTTGCAGGAAATCGTTTAAAAGAAATTATTCGTTCGCTTACACGCAATCGATTTATGTCTGTATTGGTCGGAATGTTCGTTACAATGATCATTCAAAGTTCCTCAGCAACGTCTGTTATGGTCGTTAGTTTTGTAAACGCAGAATTGATGAATTTATCACAAGCGGTTGGCATTATTTTTGGTGCTAATATCGGAACAACGATTACAGGACAATTAGTCTCATTTAACTTATCTCAATTTGCACCTTTAGCATTGGGACTTGGATTAGCATTTAAAATGTTCACTAAAAAACCCGCTCAAAAAGAAATTGCTGATATTTTTGTCGGATTTGGTATTTTATTTATCGGGATGTCATTTTTAACAGAAGCGCTATCTCCGCTAAAAGAATCCTCTGCTTTTATTGATTGGATTCAACAATACGGCACTAACCCATTAACAGGTGTCATGATTGGTTTTGTAATGACGCTTATCTTACAAAGCTCATCTGCAACTATCGGGGTTTTAATCGCCTTAGCAGCTAACGGTATCTTACCATTTTCAACAGCACTATTTATCATTTTTGGAGACAACATCGGTACATGTACAACAGCATTACTAAGCTCGTTAGGTGCCTCACGTCGTGGTAAACGCGTTGCATTAATCCATTTATCATTTAACATTATTGGAACCATTTACTTTATTCTATTTTTAACAGGTATCCTAACACAAGTGGTTACTAGCATGGATCCAGGTGATGTTTCTCGCCAAATTGCCAATGCTCATTCATTGTTTAACATTATTAACGTGATTGTCTTATTCCCATTTGCAAACTTATTAGTCAAACTTGCTTATTGGTTATTACCGGAAACACCAGATGAAGTGGAAAGTCAAACGAAACCGTCATCTTACTTAGATACATTATTATTAGCCACACCAACAATGGCGTTCAATAACGCAATGTACGAAATTGTTTCTATGGCTTCACAAGCGGAAAAAACACTTAACTACGCTATTGAAGGTGTACAAAGTCACGATACACACATTATTGATAAAGCGTTACGTAGCGAAAAGAAAGTCAATGCTTACGAAAAAAATATTATTGCTTATTTAATTCAATTATCTAATCAAGAAAATATTTCAGCTACCGATTTAACAAAAATCGATTTAGCTATTGGTGCGGTTCACGATATTGAACGCATTAGTGATCATGCCGAAAATATTGCTGAATTTGCTCAAGTCGTTTCAGAAAATAAAACATTATTAACAGACGATATTATTAGCGAATTAAATTACGTTTATGATTTAACGAAAAAATCGTTCTTCTATGCCATTGACGCCTTTTCTTCTGGAAACGCCAAAGACATTGAACAAGTTAAACAGTTAGAACGTGAAATTGACACGTTAAAAGCACAAGTACGTGATGGCCATATCAAACGCATGAATAAAGGTTTAGCAACTCCAGAATCTGGTGTATTCGTTATGGACTTATTATCGAACTTAGAGCGTATTTCTGACCACGCTCGTAACATTTCAGAAGTTGCCGAAAAAACGGGTGCACTTGTTGCCTTTTAA
- a CDS encoding MATE family efflux transporter, whose amino-acid sequence MLEKKRVAKDVINIAWPVFVELMLGSLFGMVNMMMIGRIADPQYSSSAVAAIGLSNQPLFLAVSLVQALNVGSTAIISRYYGANKIHLIENVLKHVMILSVLCFIIPLAALGFVFAPNLLASLGGQAYTVEIGVPYFRLMMLAFVFQGIMLTISAALRGVGETKIPMRNNVIANIINVCLNSVLIYGSFGLPALGLIGTGIATVIANFVSATLMFGYLIRKKSKITFSFKDKFHFDTNTIVQLFKLGFPSAMEQLLFRAGAMLFTVIVSNLGTSVYAAHQIGLNLWTLSIAPSQAFGIAASTLTGKYLGSNQRDLAKMYSTIIRYMALLVSIVMAGVFYFFGQLIASGYSSSIDVIEQVVIVLPILALIQPFLAEQIVLAGSLRGAGDTIWPMIATIIGVFVVRTVLAHIFVNEMGMGIIGAWWALLANQLTSSIIVWIRYRSGKWQYVKI is encoded by the coding sequence ATGTTAGAGAAGAAACGTGTGGCTAAAGATGTCATTAATATCGCTTGGCCGGTCTTTGTAGAGTTAATGTTAGGGTCACTATTCGGTATGGTCAATATGATGATGATTGGTCGTATTGCTGACCCGCAATATTCATCTTCTGCGGTAGCGGCGATAGGGTTGTCGAATCAACCGTTGTTTTTAGCTGTTTCGTTAGTACAAGCGTTAAATGTTGGATCAACTGCTATCATTTCACGTTATTACGGTGCCAATAAAATTCATTTAATTGAAAATGTGTTGAAACATGTCATGATTTTGAGCGTGTTATGTTTCATTATTCCATTAGCCGCTTTAGGTTTTGTTTTTGCACCAAATTTACTCGCGTCTTTAGGCGGACAAGCGTATACCGTTGAGATTGGTGTACCGTATTTTAGATTGATGATGTTAGCCTTTGTTTTTCAAGGGATTATGTTGACGATTTCGGCGGCGTTGCGTGGTGTCGGTGAGACGAAAATACCGATGCGCAATAATGTTATAGCCAATATCATTAATGTCTGCTTAAATAGCGTTTTAATATATGGTAGCTTCGGATTGCCAGCTTTAGGGTTAATTGGAACAGGTATTGCAACGGTTATCGCCAATTTTGTATCCGCAACTTTAATGTTTGGTTATTTAATTCGCAAGAAAAGTAAAATTACCTTTTCATTTAAAGATAAATTTCATTTTGATACTAATACAATTGTGCAACTTTTTAAATTAGGTTTTCCAAGTGCAATGGAGCAGTTGCTGTTTCGTGCGGGTGCCATGTTATTTACTGTCATTGTAAGTAATTTAGGCACATCTGTTTATGCGGCACATCAAATTGGATTGAATTTATGGACACTCTCTATAGCACCTAGTCAGGCGTTTGGTATTGCGGCTTCGACATTAACAGGGAAATATTTAGGGTCAAACCAACGCGATTTAGCTAAAATGTACAGTACCATTATTCGGTATATGGCGCTTCTCGTGTCAATTGTTATGGCAGGTGTCTTTTACTTTTTCGGTCAATTGATCGCCAGTGGTTATTCGTCATCAATCGACGTTATCGAACAAGTCGTTATTGTTTTACCGATTTTAGCGCTTATCCAACCGTTTTTAGCGGAACAAATTGTTTTAGCTGGATCGTTGCGTGGAGCAGGCGATACCATTTGGCCAATGATTGCAACCATTATAGGTGTTTTTGTTGTGCGTACCGTATTGGCGCATATTTTCGTCAATGAGATGGGAATGGGCATTATTGGTGCGTGGTGGGCGTTACTTGCCAACCAACTCACCTCGTCCATCATTGTATGGATACGCTACCGTAGTGGTAAGTGGCAATATGTAAAAATTTAA
- a CDS encoding YbjN domain-containing protein: protein MTTVAHALETLFALKKVPVTKKELGDNLNVYVMDYNLNADHTTRLEIVLPNDLDRTDVQITYRYVTMLNRYEKRQDMLEALNEINESSSYYTFYLAQDGEVYARAFIRSGVDVQCLYESIVHGPAVIENVYSKIEAVAGVFKNA from the coding sequence ATGACAACAGTAGCGCACGCATTAGAAACTTTATTTGCATTAAAAAAAGTACCCGTAACTAAAAAAGAATTAGGTGATAATTTAAATGTTTATGTAATGGATTACAATTTAAATGCAGATCACACAACACGTTTAGAAATTGTTTTACCAAACGATTTAGATAGAACCGACGTGCAAATTACTTATCGCTATGTGACAATGTTGAATCGTTATGAAAAACGTCAAGACATGCTTGAAGCACTAAACGAAATTAATGAAAGTTCAAGTTATTACACGTTTTATTTAGCGCAAGATGGTGAAGTGTATGCGCGTGCGTTTATTCGCTCTGGAGTAGATGTACAATGTTTATACGAAAGTATTGTGCACGGTCCAGCTGTTATCGAAAATGTTTATAGTAAAATTGAAGCCGTTGCTGGAGTATTTAAAAATGCTTAA
- the tsaE gene encoding tRNA (adenosine(37)-N6)-threonylcarbamoyltransferase complex ATPase subunit type 1 TsaE — MLNYTVTSQEETMQFAKVVATCCQSPMTILLDGELGAGKTTFTKGLAMGLEINALIKSPTYTFIREYTSGTMPLYHMDVYRLENNGGEGLGFEEYFERDGVCVVEWSQFIEEQLPQEYLIIHITRQLENENHRRIVLEPIGKKYENIVIAIEKQLQS; from the coding sequence ATGCTTAATTACACGGTGACGTCACAAGAAGAAACGATGCAGTTTGCAAAAGTCGTGGCTACTTGTTGCCAATCACCAATGACAATTTTGTTAGACGGTGAATTAGGCGCGGGCAAAACAACTTTTACAAAAGGCTTGGCAATGGGCTTGGAAATTAACGCGTTAATTAAGAGTCCTACGTATACTTTTATACGTGAATATACATCTGGGACAATGCCTTTATACCACATGGACGTGTATCGACTAGAAAATAATGGTGGAGAAGGCCTCGGTTTTGAAGAATATTTTGAACGTGATGGGGTATGTGTTGTGGAGTGGAGTCAATTTATTGAAGAGCAATTACCACAAGAGTATTTGATCATTCACATCACCCGTCAATTAGAAAATGAAAATCATCGTCGTATTGTACTAGAACCGATAGGAAAAAAGTACGAGAATATTGTAATAGCAATTGAAAAACAACTGCAATCGTGA
- the nusG gene encoding transcription termination/antitermination protein NusG — protein sequence METVEQEKLWYVLHTYSGYENKVKANLESRIQSMGMEDYIFRVVVPEEEVTEVKNGKEKVVMDKTFPGYVLLEMIMSDQAWYVVRNTPGVTGFIGSHGAGSKPTPLLPEEVESVLRRMGISLRQHNGDFKVGDHVAILDGSFNGMEGIVESVDAEKEKLKVVVEMFGRQTVAEVDFNHVDKV from the coding sequence ATGGAAACAGTAGAACAAGAAAAATTATGGTATGTCCTACATACGTATTCTGGATATGAAAATAAAGTAAAAGCTAACTTAGAATCACGTATTCAAAGTATGGGAATGGAAGATTACATTTTTAGAGTAGTTGTCCCTGAAGAAGAAGTGACCGAAGTTAAAAATGGTAAAGAAAAAGTTGTGATGGACAAAACATTTCCTGGTTACGTGTTGCTAGAAATGATTATGTCGGATCAAGCATGGTATGTTGTGCGTAATACGCCGGGTGTAACTGGATTTATTGGTTCACACGGGGCGGGAAGTAAGCCGACGCCACTATTGCCAGAAGAAGTGGAATCTGTATTGCGTCGTATGGGTATTAGTTTACGTCAACATAACGGAGACTTTAAAGTGGGCGATCACGTTGCAATTTTAGACGGTTCATTTAACGGTATGGAAGGTATTGTTGAATCGGTTGATGCTGAAAAAGAAAAACTAAAAGTAGTTGTTGAGATGTTTGGTCGTCAAACAGTTGCAGAAGTTGACTTTAACCACGTAGATAAAGTGTAG
- a CDS encoding helix-turn-helix transcriptional regulator, whose amino-acid sequence MAQVHVDLNESDDLIFAFEILGKKWNAVIIDVLYQTDCRFSEIASAITGISDRVLTVRLQELEQEQIIMKSTHNFGKAKFTYKLTKKGFELAKEVQNIKKWSSRWRKDNDGNVN is encoded by the coding sequence ATGGCACAAGTTCATGTCGATTTAAATGAAAGTGATGATTTAATTTTTGCTTTTGAAATTTTAGGCAAAAAATGGAATGCTGTCATTATTGATGTTTTGTATCAAACCGATTGTCGTTTTTCTGAAATTGCCAGTGCAATTACGGGAATTAGTGATCGTGTTTTAACGGTGCGCCTACAAGAGTTGGAGCAGGAGCAAATCATCATGAAGAGCACGCATAATTTTGGCAAGGCTAAATTTACATATAAATTAACAAAAAAAGGTTTTGAACTGGCTAAAGAAGTTCAAAATATAAAAAAATGGTCATCTCGATGGCGAAAAGATAATGACGGGAACGTTAATTGA
- the pheS gene encoding phenylalanine--tRNA ligase subunit alpha: MSLEQLKIIQNQVQSQLKTILSETLAMGMEDVQALRQEILGKKSVLNEVMKQLKNATPDERKEIGQLANTIRSSVQEAFDRISREFKEEQLAQALQAQTIDVTLPGRSVQQGTQHLLTRVLEEIEDLFISMGYQVVEGPEVETDAYNFGKMNLPADHPARDMQDTFYITEQTLMRTQTSPVQARTMEKHDFSKGPLKMISPGKVYRRDDDDATHSHQFMQVEGLVIAENITMGDLKGTLEVVARQMFGQERTIRLRPSYFPFTEPSVEVDVSCFKCGGQGCSVCKQTGWIEVLGAGVVHPNVLEMSGVDSTKYSGFAFGLGVERFAMLKYGVDDIRHFYQNDVRFLNQFQTRVEEAK, encoded by the coding sequence ATGTCACTAGAACAATTAAAGATAATTCAAAATCAAGTGCAATCACAATTAAAAACAATTTTATCCGAAACGTTGGCGATGGGAATGGAAGATGTTCAAGCGTTACGTCAAGAAATTTTAGGGAAAAAAAGTGTGCTCAATGAGGTGATGAAGCAATTAAAAAATGCAACACCTGATGAAAGAAAAGAAATTGGACAATTGGCGAACACGATTCGTTCAAGTGTCCAAGAGGCGTTTGATCGTATTAGTCGTGAGTTTAAAGAAGAACAACTTGCTCAAGCGTTACAAGCACAAACGATTGATGTTACGTTACCGGGTCGTAGCGTTCAACAAGGCACACAACATTTGTTGACACGTGTGTTAGAAGAAATTGAAGATTTATTTATTTCAATGGGCTATCAAGTCGTTGAAGGGCCAGAGGTAGAAACCGATGCCTATAACTTTGGAAAAATGAATTTACCAGCAGATCATCCAGCGCGTGATATGCAAGATACGTTTTATATTACGGAACAAACATTAATGCGTACACAAACGTCTCCAGTTCAAGCGCGTACAATGGAAAAACATGATTTTTCAAAAGGGCCATTAAAAATGATTTCGCCTGGAAAAGTATACCGTCGTGACGATGATGATGCGACACATTCACATCAATTTATGCAAGTTGAAGGGTTGGTTATCGCTGAAAATATTACAATGGGTGATTTAAAAGGGACACTAGAAGTGGTAGCACGTCAAATGTTCGGTCAAGAGCGTACCATTCGTTTAAGACCAAGTTATTTCCCGTTTACAGAACCATCGGTTGAAGTGGACGTTAGTTGCTTTAAATGTGGTGGACAAGGCTGTTCTGTATGTAAACAAACCGGCTGGATTGAAGTATTAGGTGCGGGTGTGGTCCATCCAAATGTACTTGAAATGTCAGGTGTTGATTCAACAAAATATAGTGGTTTTGCGTTCGGGTTAGGTGTAGAACGTTTTGCAATGTTGAAATATGGTGTAGATGATATTCGTCATTTTTATCAAAATGATGTTCGCTTCTTAAATCAATTTCAAACGAGAGTAGAGGAGGCAAAATAA
- a CDS encoding phenylalanine--tRNA ligase subunit beta, with protein MFVSKKWLNELIDVSTVKANELADKLSTTGIEVEGVENIASGLKNIVVGYTHEVVDHPDSDHLHICQVEVGDAHVEGGMLQIVCGASNIAAHQKVIVALPGARIVDNIKIKKGKIRGQVSNGMICSLDELGVSSNVVPKAYSEGIFVLPEDAPIGVDAMEYLQLNDDVLELSVTANRADALSMYGVAYEVGAIFEKTPHFPSNQANADTTDVVKNYIETVSVVDDSLSAVYSVGVVKDVTIKESPVWLQSTLMKMGIRPLNNVVDVTNYMLLLYGQPMHAFDVNKLGKDITVRLAKENERLVTLDEQERTLTIDDIVITSSDVPVALAGVMGGHNSEITNDTTTIALEVALFNPQRVRATSKRLGLRSESSARFEKGIHVDMMTQAMNHALALIAELGEGVVVSEQAVVQNKQFKSVCVDVSLEEINRKLGTQLTLEDVEHILVDRLGFGMTSSNHQLTISVPTRRFDISIAADVIEEVARIYGYDRLPSTLPTTPSIQGGLSPLQRYLRLTRRLMESVGYSQVISYSLTSEEKANRLAEKANEGIRLAMPMSEERSTLRRSLLTTMLDIVSYNVARNNTNLALYETGRVFYRSDSPTQADEKEHVALVLTGNAVETSWQETARGVDFYDIKGALDRYFEQVGIVEKIRYEATQKEDMHPGRTANIVFNGEVIGFVGQLHPKVAQQLDLKDTYVAEFAIEPLLQQLPEALVQTTVPKFPSMTRDVALLVDKHVTNAQLVDVMYANGGRYLSDVTLFDLYQGAGIDDDKKSLAYRLTFMNLEATLVEEDITRQMTNIQDALIEQTGAIIR; from the coding sequence ATGTTTGTTTCAAAAAAATGGTTAAATGAATTAATAGATGTTTCAACGGTCAAGGCAAATGAATTAGCAGATAAATTGTCTACTACAGGTATTGAAGTAGAAGGCGTTGAAAATATAGCGAGTGGGTTAAAAAACATTGTGGTTGGTTATACCCATGAAGTTGTTGATCATCCAGACTCTGATCACTTGCATATTTGCCAGGTTGAAGTTGGTGATGCGCATGTTGAAGGTGGCATGCTACAAATTGTATGTGGTGCAAGTAATATTGCAGCGCATCAAAAAGTTATTGTCGCTTTACCTGGAGCGCGTATTGTTGACAATATTAAAATTAAAAAGGGCAAAATTCGTGGACAAGTTTCTAATGGAATGATTTGCTCGTTAGATGAATTGGGTGTGTCGAGTAATGTTGTACCAAAAGCGTATAGCGAAGGCATTTTTGTGTTACCAGAAGATGCCCCAATTGGTGTAGATGCGATGGAGTATTTACAGTTGAACGATGATGTATTGGAATTATCGGTAACGGCTAACCGTGCAGATGCGTTAAGCATGTATGGTGTAGCGTATGAAGTCGGTGCCATTTTTGAAAAGACACCACATTTCCCGTCTAATCAAGCAAACGCCGATACAACAGATGTTGTTAAAAATTATATTGAAACCGTAAGTGTTGTCGATGATAGCCTTTCTGCTGTTTATTCGGTAGGTGTTGTAAAAGACGTGACCATTAAAGAAAGTCCCGTATGGTTACAGTCTACTTTAATGAAAATGGGCATTCGTCCATTGAACAATGTTGTTGATGTGACAAATTATATGTTGCTATTATACGGTCAACCAATGCACGCATTTGATGTGAACAAGTTAGGAAAGGACATTACCGTACGTTTAGCTAAAGAAAATGAACGTTTAGTGACGTTGGACGAACAAGAGCGTACATTAACCATTGATGATATTGTGATTACGTCAAGTGATGTTCCGGTTGCACTAGCTGGAGTAATGGGCGGACATAATAGTGAAATTACAAATGATACAACGACCATTGCATTAGAGGTAGCGTTATTTAATCCACAACGTGTGCGTGCTACATCTAAACGTCTTGGATTGCGTTCCGAATCAAGCGCCCGCTTTGAAAAAGGGATTCACGTGGATATGATGACACAAGCGATGAACCATGCGCTAGCGTTAATCGCTGAATTGGGTGAGGGTGTTGTTGTCAGTGAGCAAGCCGTTGTTCAAAATAAACAATTTAAAAGCGTTTGCGTTGATGTTTCTTTAGAAGAAATCAATCGTAAATTAGGTACGCAATTAACATTAGAAGATGTAGAGCATATTTTAGTGGATCGTTTAGGATTTGGTATGACGTCATCCAATCATCAGTTGACAATCAGTGTGCCAACACGTCGATTTGATATTTCGATTGCTGCAGATGTTATTGAGGAAGTAGCACGAATTTATGGTTACGATCGATTGCCAAGCACATTGCCAACAACACCATCTATTCAAGGTGGGTTAAGTCCGTTACAACGTTATTTACGTTTAACGCGTCGTTTAATGGAAAGTGTTGGTTATTCGCAAGTGATTTCGTATTCATTGACAAGTGAAGAAAAAGCGAACCGATTAGCTGAAAAGGCTAATGAGGGCATTCGATTAGCGATGCCGATGAGTGAAGAACGTAGTACATTGCGTCGTAGTTTATTAACGACGATGCTGGATATTGTTTCGTACAACGTTGCACGAAACAATACGAATTTAGCATTGTATGAAACGGGGCGTGTTTTCTATCGTAGTGACTCACCAACACAAGCCGACGAAAAAGAACACGTTGCGCTTGTGTTAACAGGAAACGCTGTGGAAACGTCTTGGCAGGAAACTGCACGTGGTGTAGATTTTTATGACATAAAAGGTGCGTTAGATCGTTATTTTGAACAAGTCGGTATTGTCGAAAAAATTCGTTACGAAGCGACACAAAAAGAAGATATGCATCCGGGTCGAACAGCCAATATTGTCTTTAATGGTGAGGTCATTGGTTTTGTTGGGCAATTGCATCCAAAAGTAGCACAACAATTAGATTTAAAAGATACGTACGTTGCAGAGTTTGCAATTGAACCGTTATTGCAACAGTTACCAGAAGCGTTAGTACAAACAACGGTTCCAAAATTTCCAAGCATGACACGTGATGTGGCGTTATTAGTGGATAAACACGTCACAAATGCACAATTGGTTGATGTGATGTACGCGAATGGCGGTCGTTATTTAAGTGATGTGACACTCTTTGACCTTTACCAAGGTGCTGGTATTGACGACGATAAAAAATCGTTGGCGTATCGTTTAACTTTTATGAATTTAGAAGCAACGTTAGTCGAGGAAGACATTACACGTCAAATGACAAATATTCAAGATGCCTTAATCGAACAAACGGGTGCAATCATTCGTTAA